One Methanomassiliicoccales archaeon genomic window, TGCCTGAGTGCAGTGGATGTCTCTATCTCCACTGAGGTGGTTTCCTCTCGGTTGCGAAGGAAAGCCAACGTTCTGGCTACGTTCTTAGCTATTCCCGTCCTAGTGAGAAGGTTGACCAGGGTCTCTTCCTCATCCGAAAATTCCTTAGTTACCATAATCTCTATCCATTTATTAATCGCCACATATATATATCTTTTTCTATTCATATGAATGGAATTCAATCTGGCTTATATCCAGACACGATATTTTGATGACCTGTACCTCAATTTCATAATCTTCATTCCCCTAATACCAGTGGGAAAATCAGGTCTAAAAACAATCTACCCAGCGCCAAAAAATCATATTTGAAGGCTGCTAAGCATTTATATATCAAATGCGTATTAGGGCAACTTGCTTCCAGAGGCGATAGGATGAAGATGCCCAGAACAATCAATACTTACTGTCCTAACTGCAAGGCCCATACAGCTCACGAGGTAGAGAGGGTCAAGAAGAAGAAGGCCAGTGAGCTCAAGTGGGGCCAAAGGCGATTCAGAAGGGTGACAGCCGGTTATGGCGGTTTCCCAAGGCCAAAGCCCGAGGGTCGAGAGAAGCCCACGAAGAGGGTCCTTCTCCGATACAGATGCAAAACATGCAAGAAGGCGCATCAAAAGTCATGCTTCAGAGCGAAGCAGTTCGAGCTCACGGAGTGATCTTGAATGTCGGAAGAAGAGGCTAAGAAGTTCATCAGGGTCAAATGCACTGACTGCGGCAATGAACAGATCTCCTTCATCAGGCCCTCGACCACTGTGATCTGCCATGTCTGCGGATCCACTCTTATCAAACCAACAGGTGGACTTGGCGACGTGAAAGGAGAACTGTTAGAGGTGGTCGATTAGATGGTGAGAGGTAGCGAATTCCCTGAAGAGAGTGAGCTGGTCATCTGTACCGTTAAGAATGTGAAGAATTTCGGTGCTTTTGTCTCGTTGGACGAGTACGACGGTAAAGAGGGGTTCATCCACATCAGGGATGTAGCTACTGGCTGGGTGAAATATATAAGGGATTACGTCCGAGAAGGTCAGAAAATAGTCTGCAAGGTCTTGGGCGTTGATTCATCGAAGGGACACATAGATCTCTCACTGAAATCTGTGAACGACCATCAGAAGAGAGAGAAGATCCAGCAGTGGAAGAACGAGAACAAAGCCGAAAGGTTGCTGGGAATCGTAGCCGAGCGCATAGAAAAGACCTTGGATGAGTGCTATGAGGAATTCGCTCTAGATCTCATAGAGGATTTTGGAACCCTCTACGGGGCTTTCGAGCTGTGTGCTGGAAACCCTGAGATCCTCGATGAGGAGGGTTACGAAGGTGATTGGAAGACAGCCTTTATTGAGGTGGCGGAAGAGAACGTTACACCACCTTACGTCCAGATAGATGGTTACCTTGAACTCACATGCCCCGCATCAAACGGTGTGGAAATACTCAGAAATGCGCTCATTGCCGGAATAGACCAATCGGAGGAAGAGGTCTCAATACAGTATATTGGAGCCCCTCGATACAGGCTGGTCATAAATGCTCCAGACTACAAGATTGCAGAGGAAGAGCTGAAAGTAATCACCAACCGCATAATTTCCGAAGTTCAGAATGGCGGTGGGGAGGCTAGCTTCCATCGGGAATCGAAATAGGCGTTCGACCAATCATCATTTATGCTATCAGAATCAATTCTCCTTTCCCCTATTTGAGAAGACGGTGAAGGAAAGATTAACTATGAGAACAATACTTAGAAAGTGCCAGAGCTGCAATGAATACACTATGGGTGAATTGTGCAGCAGGTGCGGTTCGAAGACAGACGTACCTCTACCACCCAGGTATTCCCCTGAGGACAGGTGGGGCGAATACCGAAGAAGATTAAAGAAGGAAACTCTTGGCAGGTAAAACAACGTGGTTCATATGGAAAGCATCAAGATCATATTCTATGAGGAACCGGAATTAGTGGAGCCCATTCTTATCGAGGGACTCCCTGGAGTTGGCAACGTGGGAAAGCTCGCGGCCGAGCATCTCCTAGATCAAATAGACGCTGTGAAGTTCGCGGATATCTATTCTAAGCACTTTCCACCCCAAGTCATGGTGAATGACGAAGGGGTCATCAAGCTTGTGAACAACGAGTTATACTACTCCAAGGGCGATGGAGGACGCCCGGACCTGATCTTGCTTATCGGTGACTATCAAGGGCTAACTCCAGAGGGCCAATACGAACTTTCAGACCATGTTCTTGACATCGCAAGGCAGTTTGGAGTAAAGATGATATTCACCCTGGGAGGCTATGGCATTGGAAAGATCGTGGAGGAGCCCAGGGTTCTTGGAGCTGCCACCGACGAAGAACTGGTGGAACAGATGAAAGAGAAAGGAGTCGTGTTCTCAAGAGGGGAGCCGGGAAGCGGCATAGTTGGGGCGAGTGGCCTTCTACTCGGCCTGGGTAAGGTCTATGGCCTGAAGGCGGTCTGCCTTATGGGTGAGACCTCAGGATACTTCGTAGACCCCAAGGGGGCCGAGGTTGTTCTAAGGGTACTGGCCGAGATACTGAATGTGGAGATCGACTTCAGTGACCTTGAGGATAAGGCAGAGCAGATCGATATCATAACATCAAAGCTCAAAGAGATAGAGAGTCCACAGGAGCCCAAGAGAGAAGACCTGGGTTACATCGGATAAACTGCCCTATGAATACCTCATTTTCTTAAGATAGCTCAGGCTATAAAAGAAAAATGAGGCGGGTAATGAATACCCCTACCCCCACCGAATGCATCCCATCCCACCGAAGCAGGCTACTTCTGGAGATACTTTTCCTCGAATATCTCCAAGGATGCGAGTGCCTTTTCTGCCTCCTCCATTTTCTCTATCTTGTCCATGACCAAATTAATTCTATCATAGACCATGTCCCTAACGGCCGCCCTAATGGCCTCGGACCTGGAGGGAAAGTCATCAACCTGGACAAGGAAATCCAGCGCCCTTATGTATCTCGCAGGTAGGCGAATAGTAACCTTCTCCAGTTCTTTATCCATCCTCGCACCCATTCAGAAGAGGTCTAATAGACCTCTTTTGTCTGACATTATATATCAAGGTTACTATTTAAGCATTACGATGAAAAAGATGATGATTGATCATATACCAGATGTCCAAAACGAATGTCCTCGATCAACGTCGCTCAGGATTAATGATGGATTTACAAAATCGCTATATAGGCAATCACTATTATGGTCAACAGAACCCGACTTAGCTCAGACTGGCTAGAGCGGCTGACTGTAGTGGGTTACCGGCTTGCCGGTTCACAGCCGCCGATATCAGCAGGTCCCCGGTTCAAATCCGGGAGTCGGGACCAACCTTTCTTCTTCAACAACTGTTCAGACTCATCGAGGACCAAGAAGATCTTCACAGGCGTTATTTG contains:
- a CDS encoding translation initiation factor IF-2 subunit alpha; the protein is MVRGSEFPEESELVICTVKNVKNFGAFVSLDEYDGKEGFIHIRDVATGWVKYIRDYVREGQKIVCKVLGVDSSKGHIDLSLKSVNDHQKREKIQQWKNENKAERLLGIVAERIEKTLDECYEEFALDLIEDFGTLYGAFELCAGNPEILDEEGYEGDWKTAFIEVAEENVTPPYVQIDGYLELTCPASNGVEILRNALIAGIDQSEEEVSIQYIGAPRYRLVINAPDYKIAEEELKVITNRIISEVQNGGGEASFHRESK
- a CDS encoding RNA-protein complex protein Nop10 is translated as MRTILRKCQSCNEYTMGELCSRCGSKTDVPLPPRYSPEDRWGEYRRRLKKETLGR
- a CDS encoding proteasome assembly chaperone family protein, which codes for MESIKIIFYEEPELVEPILIEGLPGVGNVGKLAAEHLLDQIDAVKFADIYSKHFPPQVMVNDEGVIKLVNNELYYSKGDGGRPDLILLIGDYQGLTPEGQYELSDHVLDIARQFGVKMIFTLGGYGIGKIVEEPRVLGAATDEELVEQMKEKGVVFSRGEPGSGIVGASGLLLGLGKVYGLKAVCLMGETSGYFVDPKGAEVVLRVLAEILNVEIDFSDLEDKAEQIDIITSKLKEIESPQEPKREDLGYIG
- a CDS encoding ribbon-helix-helix protein, CopG family, with amino-acid sequence MEKVTIRLPARYIRALDFLVQVDDFPSRSEAIRAAVRDMVYDRINLVMDKIEKMEEAEKALASLEIFEEKYLQK
- a CDS encoding 50S ribosomal protein L44e, which codes for MKMPRTINTYCPNCKAHTAHEVERVKKKKASELKWGQRRFRRVTAGYGGFPRPKPEGREKPTKRVLLRYRCKTCKKAHQKSCFRAKQFELTE
- a CDS encoding 30S ribosomal protein S27e — translated: MSEEEAKKFIRVKCTDCGNEQISFIRPSTTVICHVCGSTLIKPTGGLGDVKGELLEVVD